From Syntrophobacterales bacterium, a single genomic window includes:
- a CDS encoding MFS transporter, with protein MHRFESLTGKALLFLSFIWLLWFLNFTGRAIFAPVLPLLEDEFHVTHGRASSIAALISVGYASSLFFSGVYSSLFGPKKVIVISLMATTCIYLSMLLVKSFTALYFLGFLLGMATGMYLPNMIYIITEYYSEPIWGRVIAIHDSAASMSIFGSPFVVLFFMSFVSSWRIMFALLAIVYFVCAVIFALKVEGSQAEQADKKKQYFQVTLFKRKALWLNGIIWIFAAGANLGLYFIIPLYLTKELGISMGEVNATFGLSRLGGVVSSIVAGFFADRVSLRKTTFTLLLATGALTVLLAVCDVRWIKILLFLQATIVTGFFPVSLVTVSRMFNKEERGQAMGFVITFGSVFGIGIIPYLLGLSGDFMSFRVGILALGVMTALSSVLIIPLKGLK; from the coding sequence GTGCATCGTTTCGAGTCACTTACGGGAAAAGCCCTTCTTTTTCTTTCTTTTATCTGGCTCCTGTGGTTTCTGAATTTTACGGGACGGGCCATCTTCGCGCCTGTTCTTCCCCTGCTGGAAGACGAGTTTCATGTAACTCACGGGAGGGCAAGCAGTATCGCCGCCCTAATCTCCGTGGGATACGCCTCAAGTCTTTTCTTTTCGGGCGTCTACTCCAGTCTGTTCGGTCCAAAGAAAGTCATAGTCATATCCCTTATGGCCACCACATGTATCTATCTGTCCATGCTTCTTGTCAAAAGCTTCACCGCCCTCTATTTCCTCGGATTTCTTCTGGGCATGGCAACAGGCATGTATCTTCCCAACATGATATATATCATTACGGAATACTATTCAGAACCCATATGGGGACGGGTCATCGCCATTCACGATTCGGCGGCCTCCATGAGCATTTTCGGATCGCCATTTGTGGTCCTTTTCTTCATGTCTTTTGTCTCGTCATGGAGAATCATGTTTGCCCTTCTTGCCATTGTCTATTTCGTGTGCGCCGTGATCTTTGCGCTCAAGGTCGAAGGGTCTCAGGCGGAACAGGCAGATAAAAAAAAGCAATATTTCCAAGTCACGCTCTTCAAGAGAAAAGCCCTGTGGCTAAACGGCATTATATGGATCTTTGCGGCAGGCGCCAATCTTGGCCTCTATTTTATTATCCCTCTCTATCTCACGAAGGAGCTTGGGATTTCCATGGGCGAGGTCAACGCCACCTTCGGTCTTTCCCGATTAGGCGGGGTGGTATCCTCCATTGTCGCGGGATTCTTCGCCGATCGGGTGAGCCTCCGGAAGACCACTTTTACCCTTCTTTTGGCAACCGGCGCCCTGACCGTCCTTCTCGCCGTATGTGACGTACGCTGGATCAAGATACTCCTATTTCTTCAAGCCACCATCGTCACAGGGTTTTTCCCGGTCTCCCTCGTCACTGTTTCGAGAATGTTCAACAAGGAAGAACGAGGGCAGGCCATGGGATTCGTAATAACCTTCGGTTCTGTCTTCGGGATTGGGATTATACCCTATCTTCTCGGATTGTCGGGAGACTTTATGAGTTTCAGGGTGGGAATCCTGGCGCTCGGCGTGATGACGGCATTATCAAGCGTCCTTATTATACCGCTTAAAGGATTGAAGTAA
- a CDS encoding BPSL0067 family protein has protein sequence MAGPYVYPNPTSQIGKPHVADIAGNYLGECVSLVKRYIPELKNRSTSTWTKGPNVIETLKNGGTIMEGTAIATFVNGRFVSGHGHAAFFVGSFDDPNPEQGTPGIRIIIVEQFKNSVRIIERKLFNRGKNADGSYVNPSNNGEAFSVIL, from the coding sequence ATGGCTGGCCCTTATGTTTATCCTAATCCAACGTCACAGATTGGCAAACCCCATGTGGCGGACATAGCAGGAAATTACCTGGGGGAATGCGTTTCCCTGGTGAAGCGTTACATTCCGGAGCTGAAAAACCGTAGCACAAGTACGTGGACTAAAGGTCCGAACGTTATAGAAACTCTTAAAAATGGCGGGACGATCATGGAAGGTACGGCCATTGCCACATTTGTAAATGGGCGTTTTGTAAGCGGGCATGGTCATGCTGCGTTTTTTGTTGGGTCTTTTGATGATCCAAATCCCGAGCAAGGTACTCCCGGGATACGCATCATCATCGTTGAACAGTTCAAGAACAGTGTTCGCATCATAGAGCGCAAACTCTTCAATCGCGGGAAAAATGCAGACGGAAGCTATGTTAACCCCAGTAACAACGGTGAAGCCTTCTCAGTGATCCTGTGA
- a CDS encoding PAS domain S-box protein, which produces MRIPGLWPEKFSSRLFLMTFVAGLIPILIFAILIQKYYREFHPEIRQTIKRAYDEQWSHSEVLLRESVGTLVEQKARDVSLQITLILGSHPYMTLKDLQNDKEFRKIAVQSFGRTGYTSLHETHTGIIRFHKEKRLENMRTGILKRNFPALWAIIRESRKGGKPASGYYGWRKSGEETRQKYIYVVPVRQPTGDGVHLSVGVSGSMEEFSDPIRDAEAVHRKTVEHLGAASDRIFQSFKWFGIVSMGFGIVIVSLIAFGVGLYFSRAITRLRVATQKVVEGDFSVSVKPSMSGEVRTLAQDFNRMVRQLADTTVSKELLEKSERRLVKSNHDLQHEIIVRTAAEKTLSTEKERLAVTLRSIRDGVITTDRQGSVVLINRAAEALTGWSQAEAGGRGLAEIFRSIDEGTKMPAANPVDATIAGDAEGLERTQILVGRDGSESVIALSGAPIKDNDGAILGVVIVFRDITWQRKMEEQMQRLRKFESVSTLARGVAHDFNNLLSVILGNISLAKMLIDPENKIHRRLTDAEDATMKGRDLIYRLLAYSREGGYKRTAVSLKPVIQEWTDRAMNGSGKKCAILIAEDLYQAEVNKEQIGEVIQTIVMNAREATPEDGVITVRAENIKLEAYDTVPLPDGNYVKISIEDQGDGISDEDLPRIFDPYFTTKEMGNTKGTGLGLAISHSIVTSHNGLFTVDSSKGAGTVFHIYLPACV; this is translated from the coding sequence ATGCGTATACCAGGACTATGGCCTGAGAAGTTCAGCTCCCGCCTTTTTCTAATGACCTTTGTGGCGGGACTCATTCCGATCCTTATTTTTGCCATCCTGATTCAGAAGTACTACAGGGAGTTCCATCCCGAGATCCGGCAGACCATAAAGCGGGCCTACGATGAACAATGGTCCCACAGTGAGGTTCTTCTCAGGGAGAGCGTAGGGACCCTGGTGGAGCAGAAGGCGCGGGATGTTTCGTTACAGATTACTTTGATCCTTGGGAGTCATCCTTATATGACCCTCAAGGACCTCCAAAACGATAAAGAGTTCCGCAAGATTGCAGTCCAGTCTTTCGGGCGGACAGGATATACGTCCCTCCATGAGACCCATACGGGCATAATCCGTTTTCACAAAGAGAAGAGGCTTGAGAACATGCGGACCGGTATTCTTAAGCGTAATTTTCCTGCCCTTTGGGCCATCATACGGGAGAGCCGCAAGGGAGGAAAGCCTGCAAGCGGATATTACGGGTGGAGAAAGTCCGGCGAAGAGACCAGGCAGAAGTATATATATGTCGTTCCCGTCAGACAGCCAACAGGCGACGGTGTGCATCTAAGCGTCGGCGTGAGCGGTTCTATGGAGGAATTCAGCGACCCTATAAGAGACGCGGAGGCGGTACACCGCAAGACCGTCGAACACTTGGGCGCGGCCAGCGACAGAATTTTCCAGTCCTTCAAATGGTTTGGCATTGTTTCCATGGGATTTGGCATTGTAATTGTCTCTCTTATCGCCTTTGGGGTCGGCCTCTATTTCTCCAGAGCAATCACAAGACTCAGGGTGGCGACCCAGAAAGTTGTTGAAGGTGATTTTTCCGTATCGGTAAAACCATCCATGTCGGGCGAGGTAAGAACCTTAGCCCAGGATTTCAACCGCATGGTGCGCCAATTGGCCGATACCACCGTATCCAAAGAGCTTCTTGAGAAAAGCGAGCGGCGGCTCGTGAAAAGCAACCATGATCTCCAGCACGAAATCATCGTCCGTACCGCCGCCGAGAAAACCCTTTCGACGGAAAAAGAACGTCTTGCCGTGACCCTTCGCTCCATCAGGGACGGCGTTATCACCACGGACCGGCAAGGTAGCGTCGTCCTTATCAACAGGGCGGCGGAGGCGCTTACAGGGTGGTCGCAGGCGGAGGCAGGTGGTCGTGGTCTTGCCGAAATCTTCCGCAGTATAGATGAAGGAACGAAGATGCCTGCGGCAAATCCGGTTGATGCGACCATTGCAGGCGATGCGGAGGGCCTTGAGCGGACTCAGATTCTCGTCGGCAGGGATGGATCCGAGAGCGTGATCGCTTTAAGCGGCGCGCCGATTAAGGATAACGATGGCGCCATTCTCGGGGTCGTGATCGTGTTTCGCGACATTACGTGGCAGCGGAAAATGGAAGAACAGATGCAGCGGCTCAGGAAGTTTGAATCGGTGAGCACTCTGGCTAGAGGCGTCGCCCATGATTTCAATAATCTCCTATCTGTCATCTTAGGCAATATCTCCCTGGCCAAGATGCTTATTGATCCGGAAAATAAGATTCACCGGAGATTGACGGATGCGGAAGACGCCACGATGAAGGGCAGGGATTTGATATACAGGCTCCTCGCCTATTCCAGAGAAGGCGGCTATAAAAGGACGGCGGTTTCATTGAAACCGGTCATTCAGGAGTGGACAGACCGGGCGATGAACGGATCAGGTAAGAAATGCGCCATCCTTATTGCCGAAGATTTGTATCAGGCTGAAGTCAATAAAGAGCAGATAGGGGAAGTAATTCAGACCATCGTGATGAACGCCCGCGAAGCGACGCCCGAGGACGGCGTCATTACGGTAAGGGCGGAGAATATTAAGCTTGAAGCGTATGACACGGTCCCTCTTCCAGATGGAAACTATGTCAAAATATCGATAGAGGACCAGGGCGACGGCATATCGGACGAAGATCTCCCGAGGATCTTTGATCCCTATTTTACCACCAAAGAAATGGGAAACACAAAAGGCACAGGGCTGGGGCTTGCAATAAGCCACTCCATTGTCACCAGTCACAATGGGCTTTTCACCGTAGATTCAAGTAAGGGCGCGGGAACCGTATTTCACATCTATCTTCCGGCCTGCGTCTAG